In Larimichthys crocea isolate SSNF chromosome XXII, L_crocea_2.0, whole genome shotgun sequence, the genomic stretch ATTAAAATTTATGGATGTGTGCGTGACCACACCGGACTGTCTGCGCCTTCATATATTTGTTTGGTAGTTACGGTCGTTGCTTTCCTCTGTGTCACTGCTCCAGATAAGTGGCTGTCTTTCTGGGAGAGCAAATAAGtttttccacctcctcccatGCAGCCAAGGTGACCCTCTGTATCGCCGTTTTACAGTTAGGACAGCAGTGGCTATGCTCACTGATACAATTCCTCCACAAAGCCCTGCAAGCAGCAGCCAGGGCCACACAGCCTGCAGTTCCTCCAGGTATGGACGTATGGATTCTGCTAACCTCTGGTCTGAAAGATAAACATAAGAAGTTGTTCAAATTTTGTCTTCAATGTACAGATTTGTGAAAATGTAGCAGAAGAATGAAGACATTAGCAGAGAAAATGTGTAATTTATGTCCTTAAATGCAAATCAGTGTGGAAAATAGTACTTACTAGCATCTAGCAGATATGAATATTCATATCCCAGGTCCTTGCTGGAGATGAAGAATTCAATATTTCTGTGAAGGGGCAGGAAGGGCACCATGTTGTATTCACTGTTGTGCCCTATGGGAGCATTAGCCCTTGGGTACTGTGATGGAGATGGTCTATGCCTCCTGAGCCACTCTTCATAAATGCTTTCatagagaataaaaacaaagtcagcagTGCCGAGAGGTGCAAGTGTTTCAGCGTACTCACAAACTGCAGAAATGTGAAAGATGTGTACAACTGACCTGTCAACAAAAGCATGGTGGAGAAGGAATATGGGGTCATTTGCTGAGCCCTGCACAGAGGACATGGAGCCGTTCATGAACACATGGAGAGCAGCGTGCATGCTCATGCGTGAACTGTTTCCCAACCCGGTCTGAGGATCCCCGAATCCTGCAAGATGTCAGCAGCATGTAGTGGTTAGAATAATAAAAGGCTTTTTGtagtaaaaaatgaaatattgtcaCACTAAATCAACCTGTCAAGCAGACAACATTATCttttaacagtgtgtgtatggCCATATAGCAACTCTCTATAAAGCTCTCCCTCAGTATATCTCTTTTTATgagatatgtaaatatgttcagaGGAAACCATCACACGCCTTTAATGCACCGGAGACAGCACTTCATTTGGATAGTTCTGTGTTGATATTCAACCTACCTACTCAACCCAAGTGAATTATGCAAAGTTTATATTCCTGAACTCATGTTAATTCCAACCCTGAGATTAATGCACACTCATAAATCAGCTACATATTTGCCATAGTCCTGAGAACATTTTTAGAGATGCACAGTACAATTGCTGGATAGTTATGATTATTTGTAAACCTCAGTCACAATAAATTCCATGTCCACTGCAAACTTACAAATTAtagttatttagttatttgTTATGTATGACTTGTTAATCATCTGCAAATTGTTGATAAATGactcagaaataataataatgatccaCAAGAACATTGACAAAGGACTCTCATATGCTCATGACCTGGATACATATTTATGGAGCATTATAATAGCTTCCTGCAATATATGCAttattaaaactaaaaagttGGGTTGTCAAATTCTGTCTTATAAATGTGGTGAGTATGCATTCATATGTTATCCATACTGTGCAAATTAGCTAGATTAATGTGATGTGAGGCCACAAATGAAAGTGTGAATGCTCACtaacaacaaacagaacatcCCACACAGCACATGCAGGGAGCAGGCAGACCACATTAACACAGTGGGAGTGAAGAGCAGCAGTGCAGAGCCGTATATAATAAcgtgtgtgcatctgtggtCAAGCTTATCTGACCTTCCAGAGTGTTCCTGAAGCTCATATTGGCACTGCGGTCCATGGCTCCGGTGTCATAGTTGGTCAGACTGAGAGTGAACTCCACTTCTGCTGAAGTTGGTAATCGTTGAACCACACTACGATTGTGGTTTCCTGGGTTTCGACGTAATGGGCCTTCTTCCCTGGCATCACATAACACACCTCTGTCACTGTAGTCCTGGGCTCGGGAGCACAGTACCTGTTGATGGAGACACGCAGGAACATATAAGTTTTGCAGCAGTGTAACCTGGTTtcgaaaaaaaaagtaatttacccaatgttgcatttttatttaattgattatatattatacCTTGAACGAACTCAGGGACAATTACTATTCACATACAATTTTGGGAAGAACCAGTTAAAAGGTTTCCTGCAAAAAAGTTtctctacactgtaaaaagtgcCTGtagatttacagtaaaaaactgCCAAATCAATAGATTAAAAGACCATCATGAAATATGACAGTCAAACACGTTTCATAACTTTTATTGATATGCCATTTTAAGggagtattttatattaattgcacagtaaaacactgtaattttGAATAGCATAGTTTATGGTCTTTTTTaccgtaaaatctacagattTACAAAATtatggaataaaatgacaactttaaatgtgaaatcaacagtactaatatctgtattattattaaagttagGCCATACAACaaaagtttgtgttgttgttgtttaccaTCACAAAGAACCAGGTTCTAACTggaacctttatttttaagggtACAGCACTTCACAGCTGAATCCTActtcaaaagaaaagaggagagaagagctAAAGTGAAAACTTGTAGGAGAGAAGATGAATGACTGCGTTTACCCTCCAAGAAGAAAAGACTGAGCCTGGGCTGAGAAGACTGGGGTCCTGGGGGTTGCGCTCTCCCATCAGCTCGTCCGTGCACACGTCACATCCCTGGGCATCCCTCCAGTCCCAGTAGGGGATGGTGAAGCTCGTGTCTCCGCTCAGCTTCCTGATCTCGTGCTCCCATTGCAGCAGGTACACGCGGTGCCACGGGAGAAAGGCAGGCGCCCAGTGGGCAAAGTCCACATCAGTCCACACGTTCCCGGGCCCACCCAACAGCGCGTCCCGGGACACATAGTAATGCATCCACACAAATAaatcatacacagacacatcagaGAACATCGGGTTGGAGCCGTTCTCCATCTCCTGGTAGGTCCCGGTGACCACAACATAGTCCCTGCTGACTGTCTGCTTGGCCAAGTTCAGGTAGGACACAAGTTTGATCCTCTCGGCTCTGGACAGGTGAAATATGTTCCTCCTCAGAGACTCTCTCCTCTCGTTGCAGTTTACGCCGAAATATCCAAACTTACAGTCCGCGCAGTTAAAACCCATGAAGTTCCCTGCGCACTGGCAAGTCCGGTTGTAGAAAACCAAGGGCCACCTCTCTCTGTCGTCCAACCCAGAGAAGGGGTACTGTGGCCCGTCGGGCTGGTTCGACACCTCCACATCCTGACAGAAGCCTCGACCCGAGCTGGCTCCGCAGGGTGAGCCGTCCCCTTCCCAGGCCGGGCAGCACTCCTTGGTGCGCAAAGCTTCACGAGTGGCGCACAGACGGGGGAACTGTTGATAGCTGGGCGCCAAACATACCATGAAACTGATTATCAGGGGCCACATTACGGAAAGCAGTCCCCGAGAAGTTTGAGGCAAATGCACACACCACGGCGAAGCTTTCACGAGTTTAAATTCTTCAGAGGTTTTTCTTGGGCGCACCCCTCCCCTCTTTGTTGAGCCAGTCACATGCCACATAACCCCAGGGTGAAGCCAACTTCATGAAGGGGGGCAATCAGCCCAAAGGCAGACGCAGTTGAAGTCATTAAgtcatggaaaaaaagagatcaaTCAAAGTTTAACACCATCATTATGACTTTTATCATGGAATGATACAACTAAAGAAAAAATTCTAGAGCACAGACCACACAGACCAGATTCTGTGGTTACAATGATTGTACAGTGATTTTCTGCTGGGAGCGTggtctgctgctgcaaaaaaaaaaagaaaatgtaactcATGATCTCTGTCTACACACAAATAATCATAAGAGAAAGGTTAAGGAGAggacatatgttttttttgttttgttccattgTCACTTCTTGTGACTTGAGAAGGTTGAGGGCAGATCACAGCAAATGATTTAAATTCACATACTGCATCCAGGTATGAAGTGATGGAAATAAATGAGCCCCTGTGAGAATTCAAAGACATTTCTAAagatttgaataaaatgtgtttctgaaatGATGTTTTAACTGCGCATTTGACAAAATTAAAACTCCcttttgtgtttgctaaaatgtTGCTTTATAGAGGACAGCGGttgctctctgttgttgttacagtatgtctctctaccaaagtgctctctctgtctctctgtctctctctctctctctctctctctctctctctctcttcatataTAAAATTATGGATACACAATTCCGTATGCATCATGTATGTAAATTAAACTTtttcgtgtcactattttgctgCATAAATTGCGAGTCGGACTCTGATTTAtaagctggtacatgaaataaacaaagtcagaacacacacacacacaggtagattatcagagtttagtctgtgatCCACCTGGAtaggctgtctgtggaggtttgaccgatctgagtgtctgattggcctGCGTCATGTGACACCACCTACTGAGGATTTAAACAACAGATTTATTGAATGCAGAAGCCGATGAGCATGATAAAAGAAAACCATCCCCAAGGCGCAAGTTGTGGTATTTGCTTTCATGAAATGCTTTCTGGGAAGAACCTTTCAACTGCTGCTGTCTCACATCACATGATGCTCTACACCTGTGACCACAACCACCCTgacctgacctttgacctgtagTCTAATTGAATCCATTTCTCTATAGTGACTTGCTCAGCACAACACTCACTGTTCTCACATCCAAAATGCACCAATGCAACCAAAACATATGATCAGTGTTGCCCCAGCATATGCATAAACTAGTAGTTTAACTACATTTTGCAGTAAATTCAGGAAGTTACTTttgtttataattatttaattattttttgttactttgtttacAACTACTGAAACTACAAACAATTTGGGGTCATAAAAGAATGATGTATTTGTCATACATCACATGAACATTGCCAAGTTGACCGTTAATCAAGTTAATCAAACTTCCCTCAGGCTTGCTCCTCTACATTTCAGCTTCTTCAGTGTGTCATAATCCGCTGCTTGTGAAGTGCTGCATCTCAGAATCAACTCTTGTACCAGAACACTAACTTTTGTCTGACAAGTGAGAAACAATTTGCCACTGATTATACATAATGATCATAAAAATCACTAACAATAGGTAGCATTACAATTAGTGTCATTGTGGGTGGACTCAGAATCACTTTGTGACTGGAGGCGGACAGTGATACAATTGCAACATTGTCTGCACTCTGCTTTAACTTCCCCCTTCTCTCATCCGTCACAAGTCTTTCCTAAAGGTCAGAGGATAACAGTAGGAACCCAGTGTTGTCTTTTTAGATGTAGATGTAGCACACTGGTCTTATTTACAGTCACTTTGTACTCTTAGATCTTGAAACTATAAAGAGTAAacatgtacaaaatgtgtgttttgcagtttggtgGTTGCATTTGAGGGAGAAAACAGGTGAGTCAACTTCCGTTGTGTTGACTGTATGGACAGCTCTATCCGTTACAGCAATGAGTCTCCATGAGAGGGCGCCATGTGACTACTTCTGTCCCTCTGGATGGCCATTCACCTCTTTGTCTCAGTCTCCCCAGGCAACTAACAAAGCAGCAAAGTGTAGACAGCGCTTCATTCATTTGGCTCCTAGTAATGAACCTCCATAACAGAAATGTTATGTTGTTGTGTAGGATGTGCATCATAGATCTTACATGATTTACAATCACTGCTAACGAACTGTGACTTGAAATTCAGTTGGGAGCCTGCAAAGCCCTGATGATCCCTGTATCTTATAGAAGAAGCCACTGGAAGTACTGAACTACTGAACTGTAAATGAATTACTGTGAATTCCACGTATCCTATTCCCAGCTCTATCACAGAAGGATTAAGTGTACCCAGATTGCTCAGATCAACATGTTTGCTCCCTATACGGTTCAGCTATGGTGTAGCCTCTCTAAGTTAAAGCTGGACGTTCCACTCCATTAGCTGAAGTTAACCACTTCTGTGCCATGTACTAAGCTTGTCATACATGCATTCATGTGGTATCAAATCATACTTCACTCGCTGACTGTTGATTGTGAACTTTGTGGATTCAGTTGTTTCTCCACTGCAGATTAAGCCATTCATCACAAAGCAGCATAATTATGCCTGAGGTCAGATCTGTGTCTCACCCTTTCATGATTTACCTGTCTGTTAGGTCACGATTCTAACCTGTGAGCACAGTGCTTCTAGTTTGGTTATCCAGTAACAAATGACTTAAAAATATGGTCTCTTGACAAGACTGGAAAGAAATACATTAAATCAGGTAAGAGATGCACTTTatatgaaagcaaacaaacttttaattatGTCTGGAGTCACTCTGACCTGAGAGTTACAATGGAAGTGCATTTTCATGCCCTGGACATTATCATTTTCCATCCAACTCAGAAGAACCTTGTATCTGTGAACACAGAGAGCATGATTAGTAATTCAATGGAAGGCCATGAGACATTCAGATTTCAACCTCTGAATGGAGACAAAGAAGGTCAGCCACAAAACCATGTTTGCATGACTGTTGAACAGATCCTAAAACTGGAACTTTTCCTATTAAAGGTAGCCACCTTTCTCATCCTTTATGTTTGGGTAATTTAAACGACACGTGTGATGagcttttttaattaaatgatgtCTGATCAGTGATTACTTAATCATTTCGAGTCACagttataataatttatataatttgGGAGCATTATGAGTgcaaaaagatgcaaaaatcATCAATTAACAGTCAGCCAATCGTGTGCAGAGAAGCGCTCACACTGCATATTTAACACCTCTGAGCTGTTATAAGTCTAATTCGTTACTAGTTTCATCATCTATttgtttacttcttcttcttttttttcatgtttaatgaaATGTGGCTCGCCTCCCGGAGCTTTCCACAGTTCCCACTGTACTAATTTAGTCACTGTTGCTACTCCATGCCTTCCACTGTGTCtttttggaggaggaggaggtggagatggagatggagaaggagggggggcaCCGTGTGTGCGTCAGTAAGTCAAACATGTTCCAATAACCGGCTATATTATCTGCTGCTATTTGCAGTTTGCTGTAGCCAGGCGCCAGACTGAGCTTGAGCAGAAACCTGCAGCGCTTTTCTTCTCACTGCTCCTGCGTGATGGAAACGGTCTCAAAAGGAATGGCATCTGCGAGGCTGCTGGCAGGAAACAGGTAGGCTGAAGTTGTCTGTTACTTTGAGTGTGAGGCACAATAACGAAGGAATTCTtcaatggaaaataaaattgaGTTTTACATGCTGTTGATAGTGTATTGGACTAGTCTGCCAACAacatttcagcaccatggaaagcaagttgattttatttttattttttttacatttcttttaagGAAGAGCTGTAAAAATAGAACAGTTTAAATGTACTGTCATCTGTGGttgtgaggtgtctgcacatagatgcatagttacgTATTAACAATAGTACTATTATAAACAGATAGTTTACATTAAGACACTTATTTGTGCAGCTAGCTGGTATTCTAATGCCATCTAGACTTTGGGGTTATTTGAATAGGAGTACCGGAGAGCCACCATCCTGGTATGCTGTTGGGTGTGTTGATCTATGTAGGATGGGGTGTCTCAGGTCACATGTGGGGTtgctttttcctgctgtgtgtgtgctttacttTAAGAGAAGTTAATGGAGAgggcaggtcaaaggttaaggccCATAAATGGGGTATCTTGGGAAAGGAAGTTCTCATAGCTATCTGTCCTTAAATGTCCCCTGTCTTGGGGTAAGTCATTTTTGATTATATGCTTTGGGGGCATAACCTACTGTATATAAGGGCTTGCCCTGCACAGTTCGGGAAAGTCTCATTATTCGGccaggggctctccaagtaacgttttacttgtacaatactgaacttattgtaataaatttgttatgcaactaagacagtgtcggcggagtttctcttcaaacatcttcaactgcatcaccactgaatatacgacagcTGAATAGCTGAATGTCTGAGAAAGTCTTACACTAAAAAGTGGCTCATTTACTTCCTTGTCATTTCCTTCAGGAGTCTAACCCTTCCCCCTGGCAATACAAGCAACGTGCCAAAGACCACACTTTTGTCTGAACCTCAGCTCTAAGAGGACGTAGGATGGCAACAGGCGCGAGGAGAAACACAATGATGGAAAATAGATTTGGCTTGCATATGAGGCTGTTGACAGTGATTGTGTTACTGGGATCTGATCTGAACTGGCTGGGACTGAAAGACAAGGTTGGGGTCCAAGCCCAGAATACTGAAAGGCGGGTATTAGCACATATCCCCGGTGACATCATCATAGGAGCTCTGTTCTCTGTCCATCACCAACCACCTGCAGACAAGGTACATGCTGTGTGTtcttatgtgtgtctgtgtgctcatTTTCTCCATATGTGATAAATGATAGTAATCCAGTTGTGTTACACTTTGTTCAGGTCCATGAGAGGAAGTGCGGTGCGGTGCGGGAGCAGTATGGGATCCAGAGAGTGGAGGCCATGATGCACACTCTGGATCGGATTAACGCGGACCCCTCTATCCTCCCAAACATCACCCTAGGCTGCGAGATCAGgtcagaaaataatatttgagCTATGAGTTAACTGAAAAGAATTGTGGCTCATCTCATTTTTCTGTAAGAGACAGCAGAAAGACAGCAGTCAGGGCAGGATAATACCTTGAGGTTTTGCATAAACGTGTTTCTTTAGAATACCAAGCAGGGATCCAATCAGCTTGCACAGTCACAAACAGGAGTTTAGTCGTT encodes the following:
- the LOC113744367 gene encoding tyrosinase-like, with protein sequence MWHVTGSTKRGGVRPRKTSEEFKLVKASPWCVHLPQTSRGLLSVMWPLIISFMVCLAPSYQQFPRLCATREALRTKECCPAWEGDGSPCGASSGRGFCQDVEVSNQPDGPQYPFSGLDDRERWPLVFYNRTCQCAGNFMGFNCADCKFGYFGVNCNERRESLRRNIFHLSRAERIKLVSYLNLAKQTVSRDYVVVTGTYQEMENGSNPMFSDVSVYDLFVWMHYYVSRDALLGGPGNVWTDVDFAHWAPAFLPWHRVYLLQWEHEIRKLSGDTSFTIPYWDWRDAQGCDVCTDELMGERNPQDPSLLSPGSVFSSWRVLCSRAQDYSDRGVLCDAREEGPLRRNPGNHNRSVVQRLPTSAEVEFTLSLTNYDTGAMDRSANMSFRNTLEGFGDPQTGLGNSSRMSMHAALHVFMNGSMSSVQGSANDPIFLLHHAFVDSIYEEWLRRHRPSPSQYPRANAPIGHNSEYNMVPFLPLHRNIEFFISSKDLGYEYSYLLDANQRLAESIRPYLEELQAVWPWLLLAGLCGGIVSVSIATAVLTVKRRYRGSPWLHGRRWKNLFALPERQPLIWSSDTEESNDRNYQTNI